The following proteins come from a genomic window of Flavobacterium eburneipallidum:
- a CDS encoding IS1595 family transposase — protein MNIFKGQNLIEFSERFKTDEDCKEYLSILKWEDGYVCRKCGHKKSQVRKDFSRTCNICSDTESSTANTLFHKVKFGLRKAFFICFEMSTTTKSLSAMQMSVRYGVQENTARLFMHKVREAMKSSGNNPIDGIVHVDEFVVGGHEESKQGKSYDSKKKKSVCAVELTNDGKVKRFYALKIKDFSAKSLSGIFDKHISKKAKITTDNWKGYRPISKDYNIIQIPSQSGANFKALNTMIHQIKTWIRTTYSWVSEGNIERYFNEFSYRINRSQNKNTILNNLIKRMVKAENITHKQILCN, from the coding sequence ATGAATATTTTTAAAGGTCAAAACCTCATAGAGTTCTCTGAACGCTTTAAAACAGATGAAGATTGTAAAGAATATTTGTCAATTTTGAAATGGGAAGATGGATATGTTTGTAGAAAATGTGGTCATAAGAAAAGCCAAGTTCGCAAGGATTTTTCACGCACCTGTAACATTTGTAGTGATACGGAATCTAGTACAGCCAATACCTTATTTCACAAAGTAAAATTTGGTTTAAGAAAGGCATTTTTCATTTGTTTTGAAATGTCAACTACAACAAAAAGTCTTTCTGCTATGCAGATGAGTGTGCGGTATGGAGTTCAGGAAAATACCGCAAGATTATTTATGCATAAGGTAAGAGAAGCGATGAAATCAAGCGGAAATAATCCCATTGATGGCATTGTGCATGTAGATGAATTTGTAGTTGGAGGACATGAGGAATCTAAACAAGGAAAAAGCTACGATAGTAAAAAGAAAAAGTCTGTTTGTGCAGTAGAATTAACTAATGATGGAAAAGTAAAACGCTTTTATGCTTTGAAAATAAAAGACTTTTCGGCAAAATCATTAAGTGGAATATTTGACAAGCACATTAGCAAGAAAGCAAAAATAACCACAGACAATTGGAAAGGATATAGACCGATTTCTAAAGATTATAATATTATACAAATCCCAAGCCAATCAGGAGCAAACTTTAAAGCTTTGAATACCATGATTCATCAAATCAAAACTTGGATAAGAACTACATACTCATGGGTAAGTGAAGGGAATATTGAACGTTATTTTAATGAGTTCTCATACAGGATTAACCGTTCTCAAAATAAAAATACAATTTTAAATAACCTAATAAAAAGAATGGTGAAAGCTGAAAATATTACACACAAACAAATTCTATGTAATTAA